Part of the Etheostoma cragini isolate CJK2018 chromosome 8, CSU_Ecrag_1.0, whole genome shotgun sequence genome, TACTTAATGAAAACTTGTGAAATTCATGGAATGTGGcgttttatattttgaatactATAGCTTTGTGTATGAAGAAATAAGTAGATTTATTCAGCATGTCCACTGAAGAAAAGGCAAGAACAATACCATATAGTACAAAGAGATGAAGGGTTATGGTGACTGAAAGCTTTGCTCCAATGCTCACACTTTTGAGTGTGTTTGACGGTTGTTGAGATGAGCTGCTGCTGTGCAATCTCTAACAACTCCAATGTGACATTTCGGACTTTTACGACCTAAAATCTTCACTATTCATTGACATCAAagttcattttctgtgtgtgcaaccaggatatgaaaaaaacaataaaaaaatgtggatgTAAAACAGATTgggatgtttttatttcttaacacaacattaaaactcagatttatattgCAAATTTTACTTTTGACTTGAGCCATGAGCTAAACCTGAACATCTGTTTTGTATCATAACCTGGCagaattattttataattatcaGTCACAAAACCCGAGAGAGTTTTACACTGTAGGGACCTTCAAAAGAGTTATCTTCTGATACATTTTAAtggtttttagttgttttttaaactattagCTTCTGCTGcagaatgcagaagtgccgttagCCCTGTTCCGAGTTGATGAAACACTGAAACATTTTTGGAAgcattttaaatcacaaaaaagttctccagtgttgctttaaaaaatattcgAAGCACAACATTACAGGGCTAATTTGTCTATAACTACACATGTGTGAACACATTATGTAAATCCACAACGGGACAGGCTTACAGTTATTACATCAGGTAATCTTGTATGTCCGGAGAACTCATAAATATCAAAGGAAGTGAAGTGAATGTTGATTAAACCAGAACTCTGCATGAGGTTTTGGCAGGAATGAGTGATGAAACAAGGGAACATTCAGTTCCATGTAGATGCACTCTAGATTTACCACCATTTaatcaaaaaacacattcagtacAGGTTGTTTGTTTGATGCAAAGTATTGATGGcggtttttacttttaagttgacacttgatttaatttgaaataaagtgCAAAATCTCAATTTCATTAAATTAATctaaatgtaattagtttttcAAGTATTTAATCCTAATCCATTAGTGTTTGACATGTTAAATTTTTTACAAGATGGTTCAAAATGttagtcaggggatcaccacaGTTATAACAGTTCATTCTGAGGGGAACATAAATGTGTGTAGTAAATGAAATGGCAATCCACTCAGAGCCACATTCATCAATGTCATTGTGGCGCTGCAAATCAAAGTCATCAGCACACACCCTCTCAGCCGCATCaatgtctgtaccaaatgtcatggcaatctatCCAAAAGTTGTTGcaatattttagtctggaccaaagtggtagaGAGAGCGACGTTGCATAGAGCCACGCAGCTGGCATGGCCAAAGAGGACACTAGCTGAAATCTGGAGCGTGAAGGTAACAACATCAAGAGTTTtaaccaaaaacacagaattaTACATTACAATGATTGAAGTGTTCACGTAGAAGTAGCAACACATGCCTGACTCGAGTATCAGGCTTttcaataaatgtgtgtgtgtgtgtgtgtgagagagaaagagagagagagagagagatggtccCAGCTGGTTCGCATTTAGGCTCTATTTGTTGTTCCTCCAGGAAACAGACAATGCGACTGTCCATTTGTGGCTCCATCCAGCATGAGGGAGTGCGGTAAGTCTCTGCTTGAGATTCACAGTgagaacacacaaaaatgttgtttttccactcacacagtacacacagccATCAGTAgtcctggctgtgtgtgtgatgtcttaCTGTTCCTTTGTgtaaacaattaaaacacaatacattctgtaaattacacattcaaaagtTCTTATAATCTTTGGAAATCAAAGTCTTGCTGCATGGTTGTTCATAAACACTGGATGAACAGGGACAGGCTTGGATGGCTACACCCTAAATTCTATTTTGGCTTCCTTTTCAAAAGATCTGAAGCACATTAGGCCTTTGCCAACTCATTTCCCCCAGAGATGATCTGCCAGCTTGAAAAAGAGTCTTATATGACTCGACTGTGCTTTTGAACACAAGTCCTTCCAGTTGGCCACAGATCCTGCTTTATAACCATCAGGTCCTTGCTAGAGCGACACTGGGCCCTGTGGGGAGTCACTAATGTGTGAGAAACACCCGCTTCTCACCGTAATCCGTCTCTTGTCCCATCTTGTCTTTCCACTTAAAGGGCCAGGATTTCAGGCTGGTCCTGTTGTTGCAGCTCAGATTGGGGTCGTGCAGGAGGTTCCACATAAGCCAGATCTGAGGAACACTGAGGCTGTGAACAACCATGAGTTCCCTGTAAAAACAGGGGTCGAACGTCTGGAGGTGGGGTGCTGCCGACGGTCGGGGAATTCCGAAGGTCCGAAAGCCCTGGTGGCGTGATGGTTTGACGCCAATCAGTTGAAGGCACATTCCCAGGAAGACATCATCAATAGGGAACAACTCCACCTGGAAGTGACAACAAAACCTCTTAGGTCAAAGAACTCTGAAAACAGACGTATTGAATTATTAAAACTGGCCAACGTTGGTACCTGTTGACAGGCAGAGCTCAGTCTGCGAGCCGTATGTCCCGACATGACAAACCCTCCTCCCCCAGCGTAATTCGGGTACAAACCCCCTCCATAAATAAACTCTGGCACATAGTATTTGGAACTGCGTCGGCGAATGGGTTTAGCATGGATAATTATATCACCAACAAACAGATCCGTGTCTGGCTTTTGGCCTTGTAGCATCTCTAGTATATTCTCCACATTAACATACACATCGGCGTCACCCTTGAAGATGAATCTGTATGTGAAGAGATAATAGGAGAAGCGTCAGATATGAGTCAAATAAGGTTAAGAATCAGATCAACCCCCTGATTTAGGGTTATAAACACTGACTTGACACGAGGACAGCTGCTGTTAACCCATTTCAGAAAATGGGTTTCCTTCAGTGTCAGGTTGAAGAAGGTGTCTTCAAAGTCCCAGAGCAGGATATCCTTAAAGGTTTGACTCTCGTAGGTCAAGAGACGATCCCACAGAGGCAGAGCAGTCCGATTCCTGGGAACCCCCAGCAGGAAAACGGTACGGATGGACACACCATTTTTAAAGAGTCCCTCTTTACCCCAGGTTCGACGTACCACCTACAAATAATAAGTTCAAAGACA contains:
- the b3gnt9 gene encoding UDP-GlcNAc:betaGal beta-1,3-N-acetylglucosaminyltransferase 9 isoform X1; the encoded protein is MVTMRRILHVKGDVMCTMLLLVLFCLLLYARQVVLSSEWDRRVWKLEIHGSTSSSRTLLGASGAKVGQESPGQIPSGPSEPQLPPCNPQSKSKPPQPKSKPQVKSKVKSKTRRKNAVPTKTAGKPLPTMPPFDFEGYVREKDNRNFKLLIDQPEKCHLGGAEEEQGGGSEGSITAPYMLIAVKSIPADFDKRQVVRRTWGKEGLFKNGVSIRTVFLLGVPRNRTALPLWDRLLTYESQTFKDILLWDFEDTFFNLTLKETHFLKWVNSSCPRVKFIFKGDADVYVNVENILEMLQGQKPDTDLFVGDIIIHAKPIRRRSSKYYVPEFIYGGGLYPNYAGGGGFVMSGHTARRLSSACQQVELFPIDDVFLGMCLQLIGVKPSRHQGFRTFGIPRPSAAPHLQTFDPCFYRELMVVHSLSVPQIWLMWNLLHDPNLSCNNRTSLKSWPFKWKDKMGQETDYGEKRVFLTH
- the b3gnt9 gene encoding UDP-GlcNAc:betaGal beta-1,3-N-acetylglucosaminyltransferase 9 isoform X3 codes for the protein MVTMRRILHVKGDVMCTMLLLVLFCLLLYARQVVLSSEWDRRVWKLEIHGSTSSSRTLLGASGAKQIPSGPSEPQLPPCNPQSKSKPPQPKSKPQVKSKVKSKTRRKNAVPTKTAGKPLPTMPPFDFEGYVREKDNRNFKLLIDQPEKCHLGGAEEEQGGGSEGSITAPYMLIAVKSIPADFDKRQVVRRTWGKEGLFKNGVSIRTVFLLGVPRNRTALPLWDRLLTYESQTFKDILLWDFEDTFFNLTLKETHFLKWVNSSCPRVKFIFKGDADVYVNVENILEMLQGQKPDTDLFVGDIIIHAKPIRRRSSKYYVPEFIYGGGLYPNYAGGGGFVMSGHTARRLSSACQQVELFPIDDVFLGMCLQLIGVKPSRHQGFRTFGIPRPSAAPHLQTFDPCFYRELMVVHSLSVPQIWLMWNLLHDPNLSCNNRTSLKSWPFKWKDKMGQETDYGEKRVFLTH
- the b3gnt9 gene encoding UDP-GlcNAc:betaGal beta-1,3-N-acetylglucosaminyltransferase 9 isoform X2 → MVTMRRILHVKGDVMCTMLLLVLFCLLLYARQVVLSSEWDRRVWKLEIHGSTSSSRTLLGASGAKVGQESPGIPSGPSEPQLPPCNPQSKSKPPQPKSKPQVKSKVKSKTRRKNAVPTKTAGKPLPTMPPFDFEGYVREKDNRNFKLLIDQPEKCHLGGAEEEQGGGSEGSITAPYMLIAVKSIPADFDKRQVVRRTWGKEGLFKNGVSIRTVFLLGVPRNRTALPLWDRLLTYESQTFKDILLWDFEDTFFNLTLKETHFLKWVNSSCPRVKFIFKGDADVYVNVENILEMLQGQKPDTDLFVGDIIIHAKPIRRRSSKYYVPEFIYGGGLYPNYAGGGGFVMSGHTARRLSSACQQVELFPIDDVFLGMCLQLIGVKPSRHQGFRTFGIPRPSAAPHLQTFDPCFYRELMVVHSLSVPQIWLMWNLLHDPNLSCNNRTSLKSWPFKWKDKMGQETDYGEKRVFLTH